From the genome of Bactrocera oleae isolate idBacOlea1 chromosome 2, idBacOlea1, whole genome shotgun sequence, one region includes:
- the rdog gene encoding probable multidrug resistance-associated protein lethal(2)03659 encodes MNRTRKKIERPKNPYPTVNLLSRFSFWWMRDIFRLGLKGPLREEDFYQNLQSLDSELLTDKFSKLWEDERLRKKPSILRVIGRAYGSVFLPLGVLYSLTESICKAIQPLLLGGLVAYFVEGQTTTTELDAYKLAAGIVLCSVIPVFSFHPFIFYIFQVGTKIRIGLSGLIYRKCLQISKNASNDGLRGRAINILSNDVGRFDVALAFLHDLWKGPIESLIIGYLMYREIGISAVIGVAFMLSFIPLQAYVGKKAAYYRRRNAECTDLRVKLMNEIIQGIQVIKMYAWENSFAKLIADIRYKEVRAIKGTSYIHAALSCTSMISPLSVFLALVSYIYLGDSLTAKRVYTVSSYFNMLNDSMVHFWPLAITFVSEATVSAKRVREFLQDGDAATTPVLKKDKKHLAKKNNNESNEKVELNGNVSEGENFLDLANGREVHPHAERKGVDIRNVSATWNAATPTDDKGNVALSNLNVKISERAMVAIVGPVGSGKSTLLNALLGEVKINSGQIVINGKLSYAAQEPWVFEGTVRDNIVFVDSYNERRYNKVIKACALERDLELMPNGDLTIVGERGVSLSGGQKARVNLARAIYHKADIYLLDDPLSAVDTHVGKHIFERCITEFLYDKIVILVTHQLQYLFEVEQLILMNSGRIEAQGRYQDLQKNEKCQFLLMQATYETPNETADSTDALSVDSRMSRSESEKSMEHHQLLRADEAPVEDLNQEQQAVGSVKLGVYMSYFKALESPILLFIIVGLFICARFMLTGVDYFLSRWVIWEEKVSIASTTPMSSLKENNITLLANETMANRSYVHNDAENEEAVRQDLVTFYAIILGSTMIVYILRTFGFFRMCLRISLKLHDRLFRGITRTSMYFFNVNSSGRILNRFAKDIRTVDTDVPHTLLDCIAFAIDISGVLIIVAIANYWLLVPAAFIVAFLFLFRYIYVNTSRSVKRIESITRSPIYSLTNQTFQGLSTIRALQAESALDSEFHDYMNGNTCAWFLFISCTRAFALWSDFLCVLYIAAVTFSFLLFHNEFNSGDVGLAILHSMTMIGMCQWGMRQTAELENDMTSVERILEYTQQPPEPPLHTEPSKKPKGEWPSEGRIEFVGLNMRYSPKDSYVLKGLNFVIAPQEKIGIVGRTGAGKSSIIQSLFRLACNEGAILVDSVDIESLGLHDLRSKISIIPQDPVLFSGTLRYNLDPMEERSDAEVWKALEDVELRAHVSTLIGGIACRMYDGGANFSVGQRQLVCLARAILRNNKILILDEATANVDPETDKLIQKTIRTKFAKCTVLTIAHRLHTVMESDRVLVMDAGQMVELGHPYELLQRPHGFLRQLAEHTGVAMTNLLLNAAEKSYHQKEKDV; translated from the exons atGAACCGGACTAGAAAAAAGATTGAACGTCCAAAAAACCCATATCCAACGGTAAATTTGCTCTCGCGCTTCAGTTTCTG gtggaTGCGAGATATCTTTCGTTTGGGTCTAAAGGGTCCGCTAAGAGAGGAGGATTTCTATCAAAATCTTCAATCGTTAGATAGCGAACTACTTACCGATAAGTTTAGTAAGCTTTGGGAAGATGAACGCCTGCGTAAAAAACCCAGTATTTTGCGCGTGATTGGACGCGCCTATGGATCAGTATTTTTGCCACTTGGCGTGCTTTATTCCTTAACTGAATCAATTTGCAA GGCTATACAACCGCTGTTGCTGGGTGGTCTTGTCGCCTACTTTGTCGAAGGTCAGACTACAACAACCGAGTTGGATGCTTACAAACTTGCTGCTGGCATTGTGCTATGCTCTGTGATACCAGTTTTTTCCTTTCATCcgtttatattttacatatttcaagTAGGCACTAAAATAAGAATCGGCCTATCGGGTCTAATATATCGCAAATGCTTACAAATCTCTAAAAATGCCAGTAACGATGGGTTGCGCGGTCGCGCCATTAATATACTCTCGAATGATGTGGGGCGATTCGATGTGGCGCTGGCTTTTCTGCATGACCTGTGGAAAGGACCGATCGAGTCACTTATTATCGGATATCTTATGTATCGTGAGATTGGTATCTCAGCAGTTATTGGCGTGGCATTCATGCTGAGCTTTATACCTTTGCAAGCTTATGTCGGTAAGAAGGCGGCCTATTACCGACGAAGAAATGCCGAGTGTACGGATTTGCGTGTAAAGTTGATGAACGAAATTATACAGGGTATACAAGTGATCAAAATGTATGCGTGGGAGAATTCGTTTGCCAAACTAATAGCGGATATAAGATATAAAGAAGTGCGCGCTATTAAGGGTACCTCGTATATACATGCGGCATTGAGTTGTACCTCTATGATATCACCGTTATCAGTTTTTCTCGCGTTGGTTTCCTACATTTACCTCGGCGACTCATTGACTGCTAAGCGCGTGTACACTGTGTCTTCGTATTTTAACATGCTAAACGATTCGATGGTACACTTTTGGCCATTAGCGATCACATTCGTGTCGGAGGCAACTGTATCAGCGAAACGTGTGCGAGAATTCCTACAAGATGGAGATGCGGCGACAACGCCGGTATTGAAAAAAGATAAGAAACATTTGGCGAAGAAGAATAATAATGAGAGCAATGAAAAAGTGGAACTTAACGGCAATGTGAGTGAAGGCGAAAATTTCTTAGATCTTGCAAACGGGCGTGAAGTACATCCACACGCCGAACGAAAGGGTGTCGATATACGAAATGTTAGCGCAACATGGAACGCAGCTACACCGACGGATGACAAGGGCAATGTAGCACTTTCGAACTTGAATGTGAAAATTAGTGAGCGAGCTATGGTAGCTATTGTGGGTCCTGTTGGTTCGGGCAAATCGACATTACTAAATGCGCTGCTGGGTGAGGTTAAAATTAATTCCGGTCAAATTGTGATTAACGGTAAATTATCATATGCGGCGCAAGAGCCTTGGGTGTTCGAGGGCACCGTACGCGATAATATTGTATTCGTGGATTCATACAATGAACGACGctataataaagtaataaaagcaTGTGCGCTGGAACGTGATCTAGAGCTGATGCCGAATGGAGATTTAACAATTGTCGGCGAGCGTGGAGTTAGCTTGAGTGGCGGTCAAAAGGCTCGCGTTAATTTGGCACGTGCAATTTACCACAAAGCAGACATCTACCTGCTCGATGATCCACTTTCAGCTGTAGACACACATGTGGGAAAACATATATTCGAGCGTTGTATTACAGAGTTCCTATATGATAAGATAGTAATTTTGGTGACACATCAACTGCAATATCTTTTCGAAGTGGAGCAGCTAATACTTATGAATTCGGGGCGTATTGAGGCACAAGGCAGATATCAGGATCTACAGAAAAATGAAAAGTGCCAGTTCCTACTAATGCAAGCTACTTATGAAACACCCAATGAAACTGCGGACTCAACAGATGCGCTTAGCGTTGATAGCCGCATGTCGCGCAGTGAGTCAGAGAAGAGTATGGAACATCACCAGTTGCTGCGCGCGGATGAAGCGCCAGTCGAGGATTTAAATCAAGAGCAACAGGCAGTGGGTTCCGTGAAATTGGGTGTCTACATGTCGTACTTCAAGGCCTTAGAAAGCCCCATACTACTTTTCATAATTGTGGGATTATTTATATGCGCCCGATTTATGTTAACAGGAGTCGACTACTTTTTGTCTAGGTG GGTTATTTGGGAAGAGAAGGTTTCAATAGCCAGTACCACGCCCATGAGCAGcttgaaagaaaataatatcaccTTATTGGCGAATGAAACCATGGCCAATCGTTCGTACGTGCATAATGATGCGGAAAATGAGGAAGCAGTGCGTCAAGATTTGGTCACTTTCTATGCAATTATACTAGGCTCCACAATGATCGTTTACATTCTGCGTACATTCGGTTTCTTCCGCATGTGTCTTCGTATATCGCTCAAACTGCACGATCGTCTTTTCCGTGGTATTACACGCACCAGCATGTATTTCTTCAATGTCAACTCATCTGGCAGGATTCTAAATCGTTTTGCAAAGGATATACGCACCGTGGACACTGATGTGCCACACACATTATTGGACTGTATAGCG TTTGCTATTGACATCTCTGGCGTTCTTATAATAGTAGCCATTGCCAATTATTGGCTATTAGTGCCAGCagcatttattgttgctttccTATTTCTCTTCCGTTACATCTACGTGAATACCAGCCGTAGCGTTAAGCGCATCGAGTCGATTA CTCGAAGTCCGATATATTCACTGACCAACCAGACATTTCAAGGACTCAGCACCATACGTGCGTTACAAGCTGAATCGGCACTGGACTCTGAATTTCACGATTACATGAATGGCAACACATGCGCCTGGTTTCTGTTCATCTCCTGCACACGTGCCTTCGCGCTGTGGTCGGACTTCTTATGCGTGCTCTACATTGCAGCTGTGACTTTCAGTTTCCTACTTTTTCACAACGAGTTCAATAGCGGTGATGTCGGCTTGGCTATATTGCATTCAATGACCATGATTGGTATGTGCCAGTGGGGTATGCGACAGACGGCGGAGTTAGAAAATGATATGACGAGCGTGGAGCGCATACTCGAGTATACACAGCAGCCACCGGAACCGCCGCTACACACAGAGCCAAGTAAAAAACCGAAAGGAGAATGGCCCAGTGAAGGACGCATTGAGTTTGTGGGTCTGAATATGCGCTATTCGCCTAAGGACTCTTATGTATTGAAAGGTCTAAACTTTGTCATAGCACCGCAAGAAAAGATCGGTATTGTCGGGCGAACTGGCGCGGGAAAGTCCTCCATTATACAGTCACTCTTTCGTTTGGCTTGCAATGAGGGCGCGATACTCGTGGACAGCGTTGATATTGAAAGTCTTGGCTTACACGATTTGAGAAGTAAAATATCGATAATACCACAAGATCCGGTATTATTTTCGGGCACATTGCGCTATAATTTGGACCCCATGGAGGAGCGCAGTGATGCGGAAGTGTGGAAAGCATTGGAAGATGTGGAGTTACGCGCGCATGTATCGACATTGATTGGCGGCATTGCGTGTCGCATGTATGACGGCGGTGCAAATTTCAGTGTGGGTCAACGGCAACTGGTTTGTTTGGCACGCGCCATTCTCAGGAATAACAAGATACTTATATTGGACGAGGCTACGGCTAATGTGGATCCAGA AACCGATAAACTGATACAGAAAACTATTCGCACCAAATTTGCTAAATGCACAGTGCTAACAATAGCCCACCGCCTACACACCGTAATGGAAAGTGATCGTGTCTTGGTAATGGATGCTGGTCAAATGGTGGAACTTGGTCATCCATATGAGCTGTTGCAACGACCTCACGGTTTTCTGCGACAATTAGCCGAACACACTGGAGTCGCGATGACGAATTTGTTATTGAATGCGGCCGAGAAGAGTTACCATCAAAAGGAAAAAGATGTATAA
- the gl gene encoding protein glass isoform X2: MGLLYKSFKLLNIILDSLEDQEGGAMYISCDVSNGGPVEPETGYVPNNPLFGLALDSPQQECAASSCVGCLSCQGNTVLPISSLTSNDFDCGSCFDSTSSAITGVGIVGSTQNHLQQQQQQVGLAGNSSTNTTANHNNAVSYWSTDEMASSFPGLPPLDIDPLPSLFPFSPCGASYNFSTNPHQASLSYTVHPHQMLVSPGGQVSHHSQSQTQSTQHGNSLSSSGTPTPCYYDPSSSGMIGGSASGGNTCSQHINTNVAPPPPPMYPSMSVNVSMNMTMHGYGAEGTVPMQCSQWTPPNTNSSVNVLYPPLLSPTHYPPAATYSFTADFRTPTLQQSSQSPGAGVLPALNDAVIVEEDSPSPTSDTSRHLFAAGTELAPAFASPTKSPYDDDEDSNEEGSDSKPNLCRLCGKTYARPSTLKTHLRTHSGERPYRCPDCNKSFSQAANLTAHVRTHTGQKPFRCPICDRRFSQSSSVTTHMRTHSGERPYRCSSCKKSFSDSSTLTKHLRIHSGEKPYQCKLCLLRFSQSGNLNRHMRVHGTNQNNGNNNGNGGSNLLT; encoded by the exons ATGGGATTGCTATATAAAAGTTTCAAACTCTTGAATATAATTCTGG ATTCCCTGGAAGATCAAGAGGGTGGAGCTATGTACATATCGTGCGATGTCTCAAATGGCGGTCCAGTGGAACCAGAAACGGGATATGTGCCCAACAATCCATTATTCGGTTTGGCGTTGGATAGTCCACAG CAAGAGTGTGCTGCATCTTCCTGTGTTGGCTGTTTGTCCTGTCAAGGCAATACTGTTTTGCCCATCTCATCGCTGACGTCCAACGACTTCGATTGCGGTTCCTGTTTCGATTCGACGTCAAGTGCTATAACCGGTGTCGGTATTGTTGGGTCCACACAAAATcacttacaacaacagcaacagcaagtgGGTCTCGCTGGTAACAGCAGTACGAATACTACCGCCAATCACAACAACGCGGTCAGTTACTGGAGTACCGATGAGATGGCTTCATCGTTCCCAGGTTTACCGCCATTAGACATCGATCCCTTGCCTAGCCTCTTCCCCTTCTCACCGTGCGGTGCCTCATATAATTTCTCCACAAACCCGCATCAAGCATCGCTCTCCTACACCGTCCATCCGCATCAGATGCTCGTCTCACCCGGCGGTCAAGTCTCACATCATTCCCAGAGTCAAACGCAAAGCACACAACATGGCAATTCACTCAGTTCTAGTGGCACACCAACACCTTGCTATTATGATCCCAGCAGTAGTGGCATGATAGGCGGATCTGCGTCCGGCGGCAATACGTGCAGTCAACATATTAATACAAATGTTGCGCCGCCTCCACCACCAATGTATCCCAGCATGAGTGTGAACGTCAGCATGAATATGACAATGCATGGCTACGGCGCGGAGGGTACGGTGCCCATGCAATGTTCACAG TGGACGCCACCAAATACAAATTCTTCCGTCAATGTTCTCTACCCGCCCTTACTCAGCCCAACACATTATCCACCCGCGGCCACATATTCCTTCACCGCCGATTTTCGCACACCAACGCTGCAGCAATCCAGTCAGAGTCCAGGAGCTGGTGTTTTGCCTGCACTCAACGATGCCGTCATTGTCGAGGAGGATTCACCGTCGCCGACAAGCGATACATCACGTCATCTATTCGCCGCTGGCACAGAGCTTGCGCCTGCCTTTGCATCACCAACGAAGAGTCCTTACGATGACGATGAGGATAGCAACGAGGAGGGCTCCGACTCAAAGCCCAATCTGTGTAGGCTTTGTGGCAAAACTTATGCACGCCCAAGCACGCTCAAAACACATCTGCGAACTCACTCGGGGGAGCGACCCTACAG ATGCCCGGATTGCAACAAGAGCTTTTCGCAGGCCGCCAATTTGACGGCACATGTACGCACACATACCGGACAAAAGCCATTCCGCTGTCCAATTTGTGATAGACGTTTCTCACAAAGTTCCAGCGTCACCACGCACATGCGCACCCACTCGGGCGAAAGACCATATCGTTGTTCTTCGTGCAAGAAATCCTTTTCGGACAGTTCCACACTAACAAAACATTTGCGTATACATAGCGGCGAGAAGCCATATCAATGTAAATTGTGTTTGCTCag ATTTTCACAATCCGGCAATTTGAATCGCCATATGCGTGTGCATGGAACCAATCAAAATAACGGCAATAACAATGGCAATGGTGGTAGCAATTTGTTGACATGA
- the gl gene encoding protein glass isoform X1 yields MGLLYKSFKLLNIILDSLEDQEGGAMYISCDVSNGGPVEPETGYVPNNPLFGLALDSPQQECAASSCVGCLSCQGNTVLPISSLTSNDFDCGSCFDSTSSAITGVGIVGSTQNHLQQQQQQVGLAGNSSTNTTANHNNAVSYWSTDEMASSFPGLPPLDIDPLPSLFPFSPCGASYNFSTNPHQASLSYTVHPHQMLVSPGGQVSHHSQSQTQSTQHGNSLSSSGTPTPCYYDPSSSGMIGGSASGGNTCSQHINTNVAPPPPPMYPSMSVNVSMNMTMHGYGAEGTVPMQCSQMQWTPPNTNSSVNVLYPPLLSPTHYPPAATYSFTADFRTPTLQQSSQSPGAGVLPALNDAVIVEEDSPSPTSDTSRHLFAAGTELAPAFASPTKSPYDDDEDSNEEGSDSKPNLCRLCGKTYARPSTLKTHLRTHSGERPYRCPDCNKSFSQAANLTAHVRTHTGQKPFRCPICDRRFSQSSSVTTHMRTHSGERPYRCSSCKKSFSDSSTLTKHLRIHSGEKPYQCKLCLLRFSQSGNLNRHMRVHGTNQNNGNNNGNGGSNLLT; encoded by the exons ATGGGATTGCTATATAAAAGTTTCAAACTCTTGAATATAATTCTGG ATTCCCTGGAAGATCAAGAGGGTGGAGCTATGTACATATCGTGCGATGTCTCAAATGGCGGTCCAGTGGAACCAGAAACGGGATATGTGCCCAACAATCCATTATTCGGTTTGGCGTTGGATAGTCCACAG CAAGAGTGTGCTGCATCTTCCTGTGTTGGCTGTTTGTCCTGTCAAGGCAATACTGTTTTGCCCATCTCATCGCTGACGTCCAACGACTTCGATTGCGGTTCCTGTTTCGATTCGACGTCAAGTGCTATAACCGGTGTCGGTATTGTTGGGTCCACACAAAATcacttacaacaacagcaacagcaagtgGGTCTCGCTGGTAACAGCAGTACGAATACTACCGCCAATCACAACAACGCGGTCAGTTACTGGAGTACCGATGAGATGGCTTCATCGTTCCCAGGTTTACCGCCATTAGACATCGATCCCTTGCCTAGCCTCTTCCCCTTCTCACCGTGCGGTGCCTCATATAATTTCTCCACAAACCCGCATCAAGCATCGCTCTCCTACACCGTCCATCCGCATCAGATGCTCGTCTCACCCGGCGGTCAAGTCTCACATCATTCCCAGAGTCAAACGCAAAGCACACAACATGGCAATTCACTCAGTTCTAGTGGCACACCAACACCTTGCTATTATGATCCCAGCAGTAGTGGCATGATAGGCGGATCTGCGTCCGGCGGCAATACGTGCAGTCAACATATTAATACAAATGTTGCGCCGCCTCCACCACCAATGTATCCCAGCATGAGTGTGAACGTCAGCATGAATATGACAATGCATGGCTACGGCGCGGAGGGTACGGTGCCCATGCAATGTTCACAG ATGCAGTGGACGCCACCAAATACAAATTCTTCCGTCAATGTTCTCTACCCGCCCTTACTCAGCCCAACACATTATCCACCCGCGGCCACATATTCCTTCACCGCCGATTTTCGCACACCAACGCTGCAGCAATCCAGTCAGAGTCCAGGAGCTGGTGTTTTGCCTGCACTCAACGATGCCGTCATTGTCGAGGAGGATTCACCGTCGCCGACAAGCGATACATCACGTCATCTATTCGCCGCTGGCACAGAGCTTGCGCCTGCCTTTGCATCACCAACGAAGAGTCCTTACGATGACGATGAGGATAGCAACGAGGAGGGCTCCGACTCAAAGCCCAATCTGTGTAGGCTTTGTGGCAAAACTTATGCACGCCCAAGCACGCTCAAAACACATCTGCGAACTCACTCGGGGGAGCGACCCTACAG ATGCCCGGATTGCAACAAGAGCTTTTCGCAGGCCGCCAATTTGACGGCACATGTACGCACACATACCGGACAAAAGCCATTCCGCTGTCCAATTTGTGATAGACGTTTCTCACAAAGTTCCAGCGTCACCACGCACATGCGCACCCACTCGGGCGAAAGACCATATCGTTGTTCTTCGTGCAAGAAATCCTTTTCGGACAGTTCCACACTAACAAAACATTTGCGTATACATAGCGGCGAGAAGCCATATCAATGTAAATTGTGTTTGCTCag ATTTTCACAATCCGGCAATTTGAATCGCCATATGCGTGTGCATGGAACCAATCAAAATAACGGCAATAACAATGGCAATGGTGGTAGCAATTTGTTGACATGA
- the LOC118681824 gene encoding retinol dehydrogenase 14-like isoform X2: MEGKTVIITGANSGIGKETARDLAKRGARIIMACRNLETANAVKEEITKETGNSKLIVKKLDLGLQKSVREFAADIVKNEPKIDVLIHNAGMALAFRGQTSEDGIELTMATNHYGPFLLTHLLIDVLKRSAPSRIVIVASELYRFASVNLDKLNPIGTFPAAYLYYVSKFANIYFARELAKRLEGSGVTVNFLHPGMIDSGIWRNVPFPLNLPMMAITKGFFKTTKAGAQTTIYLATSDDVANVSGKYFMDCKETTLSAAAMDEEKGRKLWEESLKLVKLTAQDPKI; the protein is encoded by the exons ATGGAAGGCAAAACAGTTATCATTACAGGCGCCAACAGCGGCATTGGCAAGGAGACAGCACGCGACTTGGCCAAGCGCGGAGCTCGCATCATTATGGCGTGCCGAAATCTGGAGACGGCGAATGCCGTTAAAG AGGAAATCACAAAGGAGACTGGCAACAGCAAATTGATTGTTAAGAAATTGGATTTGGGCTTACAGAAGTCGGTACGCGAATTTGCTGCCGATATTGTAAAGAATGAACCGAAAATTGATGTACTCATACACAATGCTGGCATGGCGCTGGCATTCCGTGGACAAACAAGTGAAGACGGCATTGAATTGACAATGGCCACCAATCATTATGGTCCATTTTTGCTTACTCATTTGCTGATTGATGTTTTGAAGCGTAGCGCACCATCgcgcattgttattgttgcttccGAACTATATCGCTTCGCTTCAGTGAATTTGGATAAACTCAATCCGATTGGTACATTCCCAGCTGCATATCTGTACTACGTGTCCAAATTCGCCAACATTTATTTTGCACGCGAATTGGCCAAACGCCTGGAAGGTAGCGGTGTGACGGTGAATTTCTTGCATCCAGGCATGATTGATTCGGGTATCTGGCGTAATGTACCCTTCCCACTCAACTTGCCGATGATGGCTATAACAAAGGGATTTTTCAAGACAACAAAAGCAGGTGCACAAACTACCATCTATTTGGCCACTTCCGATGACGTGGCCAATGTCTCGGGCAAATATTTTATGGACTGCAAAGAGACAACTTTGAGTGCTGCTGCGATGGATGAGGAGAAGGGTCGCAAGTTGTGGGAGGAGTCACTTAAGTTGGTCAAGTTGACTGCACAAGACCCAAAGATCTAA
- the LOC118681824 gene encoding retinol dehydrogenase 14-like isoform X1 codes for MGLLNVLPSADYLRDILLLALFSAIVATLLSIRFYLRITAGRCFTENKMEGKTVIITGANSGIGKETARDLAKRGARIIMACRNLETANAVKEEITKETGNSKLIVKKLDLGLQKSVREFAADIVKNEPKIDVLIHNAGMALAFRGQTSEDGIELTMATNHYGPFLLTHLLIDVLKRSAPSRIVIVASELYRFASVNLDKLNPIGTFPAAYLYYVSKFANIYFARELAKRLEGSGVTVNFLHPGMIDSGIWRNVPFPLNLPMMAITKGFFKTTKAGAQTTIYLATSDDVANVSGKYFMDCKETTLSAAAMDEEKGRKLWEESLKLVKLTAQDPKI; via the exons ATGGGTTTACTGAATGTGTTACCGAGTGCTGACTATCTGCGCGATATTTTGCTTTTAGCCTTGTTTTCGGCCATCGTTGCCACACTTCTGAGCATACGCTTCTATTTGCGCATTACAGCCGGAAGATGCTTCACAGAG AACAAAATGGAAGGCAAAACAGTTATCATTACAGGCGCCAACAGCGGCATTGGCAAGGAGACAGCACGCGACTTGGCCAAGCGCGGAGCTCGCATCATTATGGCGTGCCGAAATCTGGAGACGGCGAATGCCGTTAAAG AGGAAATCACAAAGGAGACTGGCAACAGCAAATTGATTGTTAAGAAATTGGATTTGGGCTTACAGAAGTCGGTACGCGAATTTGCTGCCGATATTGTAAAGAATGAACCGAAAATTGATGTACTCATACACAATGCTGGCATGGCGCTGGCATTCCGTGGACAAACAAGTGAAGACGGCATTGAATTGACAATGGCCACCAATCATTATGGTCCATTTTTGCTTACTCATTTGCTGATTGATGTTTTGAAGCGTAGCGCACCATCgcgcattgttattgttgcttccGAACTATATCGCTTCGCTTCAGTGAATTTGGATAAACTCAATCCGATTGGTACATTCCCAGCTGCATATCTGTACTACGTGTCCAAATTCGCCAACATTTATTTTGCACGCGAATTGGCCAAACGCCTGGAAGGTAGCGGTGTGACGGTGAATTTCTTGCATCCAGGCATGATTGATTCGGGTATCTGGCGTAATGTACCCTTCCCACTCAACTTGCCGATGATGGCTATAACAAAGGGATTTTTCAAGACAACAAAAGCAGGTGCACAAACTACCATCTATTTGGCCACTTCCGATGACGTGGCCAATGTCTCGGGCAAATATTTTATGGACTGCAAAGAGACAACTTTGAGTGCTGCTGCGATGGATGAGGAGAAGGGTCGCAAGTTGTGGGAGGAGTCACTTAAGTTGGTCAAGTTGACTGCACAAGACCCAAAGATCTAA